CGACTTCGTCGTCGAGTTCCGCCAGCGCGTCGGCCGCGCTGTACGCGGTCCGCACGTCGTACGTCGCGTCGAGCCAGTCCGCGAACAGGTCGGCGAGTTCGCGCTCGTCCTCGACGACGAGAACCGTCGCCGTCCGTGTCATTCTACGACCACCAAGTCCGGCGGTCGGTTTAGTTCTTTCCCGCGTCCGCGCGGAGGACGACCGTCCCGTCGTCGCGCACGTCGAGGTCGCCGCCCGCGTGCGACACCACCCAGTAGACGAGCCACAGGCCGACGCCAGAGCCGTGTTCGAGTGACGTCTCTTCGACGCCTTCGAGCGCGCGCCGCTCGTGCTCCGGGATGCCCGACCCGTCGGCCGCGACGCGGACCGTCGGCGGTTCGGCGCGAGCGACGATTGACACGCTCGCGGCGTCGCCGTCGGCGTGTTCGGCGGTGCTCTCGAGTAGTTCGCGGACCGCGAGCCTGAGGCGGCGGTCGACGGCGGTCTCGCAGTCTACGGTGACGTCGAAGGCCACGTCCGGGTACTGCTCGCTCGCGTGCTCGGCTTCCTGTGCGACGACGTCGGCGAGCGGGTCCGTCGGCGCGTCCTCGCTGTCGAGCGAGCGCTCCAACTGCCGGGCTTTCTCGCTGACCGAGAGCAGTTCCTCGGCGGCCTCCTCGATGCTCTCGACGTCCTCGTCGTCCCCGAGTCGGTCGGTGAGGCGCCGCGCGCGCCCGAGGACGACGTTCAGCGAGTTCCGGACGTTGTGCCGGAGGACGCGGTTCAGCACGCGCAGGCGCTGGTCGCGTTCCGCCCGCCCGGTCACGTCCCGGCACACCCACACGTAGCCGCCGTCGTCCAGCGCCGTCACGGAGATGTCCTGTGGGTAGGTGTGGCCGTCGATTCGGCGCGCTGTCACGGTGCCATGCCATCGGTCGCGGTCGCCCGCCTCGAACTCCGCGAGGACGGCCGCGAACCGGGTCCGGGTTTCGTCGGGGTACGCCGCCTGCCACTGCTCGCCGACGAGCGCGCCGGGGCCGTCGGCGCCGCGGGCGTCGGCGAACGCGTCGTTCGCGTACGAGACGGTACCGTCGTCGTCGACCACGGCGATGCCGTCCATCGCGGCGTCGAGCGCGCGCCGCAGGCGGACGTGTGAGCGCGCCCGCCACCGGTCGCGCTGGCTGTACGTTCCGGCGATGGCGCCGCCGAGCGCGCCGACCGTGGTGTGCTGGATGAAAATGTGGTCGACCGCCGCCGTCGCGCCGTACGCGTCGACGAGTATCGCCCACAGGTCGAGCGCGAGCACGAGGCCGGCGCCGCCGATGGCCCACGCGAACACGGCGTCGCCGCGGGCACCCCGCGGCCGGCGCGCCCAGAACCAGCCGCCGTACCCGAGCAACGCGACGGCCGGCAGCAGGGTCGCCGCCGCGACGTCCGCCCGCGGGCCGGCGTGCCCGAGGAAGTGCGCGACGGCCGCGCCGAGGAGGAGGACGCCGAGCGCCGGCACTAGCCACGCGCGAGCGCCACCGGCGTCGGCGAGCCTGTCTGCCGCCCGAGACATAGTTCCGGTGTCGCCACGGGGGGACAAAAATCCACGCGTCCGTTCACGGGGTAGCGAACGCCTTTTGCCGGCCGGGGCGCTACCGTCTGTCGATGGACGTACTCGTGGTGGGCGCGGGCGCCGTCGGTCGCTGGTTCGCCGACGTGGCGGACGCGCCCGTGGCGTTCGCGGACGTGGACGCCGACCGGGCACAGCGCGCCGCCGAGGACTACGACGGGCGCGCTCGCGCGGTGGACGTGGACAGCGACGAGTCCTTCGGACTGGTCGCGGTGGCGGTGCCGATGGGGGTCGCGGGCGACGCCATCGAGCGCCACGCGTCGAAGGCCCAGCGCGCCGTCGTGGACTTCACGGGGGAGATGCGGGGGCCGCTGGCGGCGATGGCGAAAGCGGCGCCGGCACGCGAGCGCGTGAGTTTCCACCCGCTGTTCGCGCCGGAGCACGCGCCCGGACGGGTCGCGGTGAGTTCGGGCGCGCCCGGCCCCGGCACCGACCACGTCCGCGAGTGGCTGGAGGCGGCCGGCAACGAACTCGTGGACGTCGAGCCGGGCGAACACGACGACGCGATGGCGACGATTCAGGGGCGCGCGCACGCCGCCGTGCTGGCGTTCGCGCTCGCCGCCGACGACGTGCCCGACGAACTCGCGACGCCGGTGTACGAGGACTTGCGCGCGCTCGCCGACCGCGTGACCGGCGGGAACTCGCGCGTCTACGCCGACATCCAGGACGCGTTCGACGGCGCGGACGACGTGGCCCGAGCGGCGAAGCGACTCGCCGACGAGAACGAGGCGTTCGCGGAGGTGTACGAGGATGCCGGTCGATAGGGACGCGATTCTGGACAGCGCGAAGTACCTCCGGGGCGTGCGCCCGCTGGACCCCGCGGAACTCCGGGAGTACGTCGCCAGCCAGCCGCGGGCGGCGGTCGTCCGCCAGGTGCTCCGCGAGCACGCCGCCGAACTCGGCATCGTGGAGCGCGACGACGGCACGTTCGTGCCCGCGAGCGACGACCCGGTCTACCCGAGTTTCGACGGCGTGGACGCGCTCCCGGAGCGCTACGAGCACGCCGTGGAGGACCTGCTGGTGCGGGAGTGGGGCGCGAACTGGCATCGCGGCGACTCCGGCGACCACCTCCGCGAGACGATTCGGCGGTTCAAGGACGACTACTACCGGCGCAACCCCGTGGCGTACGACCGGGACGTGGCGCTCGGGTACGCGGTCTACCACCTCGCGGGCTACTACGCCGCGATTCAGTACGCGCTCGCGGACCTCGCTCGCGACGGCCGCATCTCGGGCAATCTGCGCGTGCTCGACCTCGGCGCTGGCGTCGGCGGGCCGGCCCTCGGGCTCTTCGACTTCCTGCCCGAGGACGCGCTCGTGGAGTACCACGCCGTCGAACCGAGCGAGGCGGCGGACGTCTTCGACCGCCTGCTGGAGGAGGCGCCCGCGAACGTCCACGCCGAGATTCACCGCGAGACCGCCGAGGACTTCGAACCAGACGGCGAGTACGACCTCGTGATGGCGTGTTCGGTGCTGAGCGAACTCGACGACCCGGTGTCGGTCGTGGACCGCTACCTCGACTCGCTCGCCGATAGTGGCACCTTCCTCGCGCTCGCGCCGGCCGACAAGAACACGAGCACGGCGCTCCGCGAGGTCGAACGCGAGGTCGAGTCTCGGGGCGCGACCGTCTACGGGCCGACGCCGCGTCTCTGGCCGGGCGACCGCCCGACAGACGCCGGGTGGTCGTTCGACGAGCGCCCGGAAATCGAGGCGCCCGCGTTCCAGCGCCGCCTCGCCGAAGTCAGCGAGCGGCCCTCGGAGTTCCTGCACACCGAGGTGCGGTTCTCGTACGCGATGCTCCGCACCGACGGCGAGCGAAGCCACGACGTGGAACTCTCCGGCGACCGCCTGCTCCGCCTCGCCGACGCCGACGACTGGGTGGGCAAGCGCGCCGACGCCGTGTTCGCGAAACTCTCCCGGAACCTCGCGGACGGCGACGCCAACCCCCTGTTCAAGGTCAGCGACGGCAGCGAGACCGAGGACTGTTACGCCGTGCTCGTCCGGCCGACGAGTCTGAACCGCGACCTCGAAACCGCCGACTACGGCGACCTGCTCTCCGTGGAGTCGGCGCTCGTGCTCTGGAACGACGACGAGGGAGCCTACAATCTGGTCGTCGACGAGGAGACGGTCGTCGACCGCGTGTAGCCGGTCCGGGCGCGCGCCGGCAAGGCGAGTACTTTTGCGGGTTCGTCGGTCAGTGAGAACCATGACGCTGGAAGGCCTCGACGAGTTGGACCGGCGAATCATCCACGCGCTCCAGCAGGACGCCAGGGGCGCGTCCTCGCAGACCATCGCGGACGCGGCGGGCGTGTCCGCGAGCACGGTCCGGAACCGGATTCAGCGACTCGAAGAGAGCGGCGTCGTTCGCGGGTATCACGCGGACGTCGACTACGAGCGGGCGGGCTACCAGTTGTACACGCTCGTCGTCTGTACGGCGCCGGTGCCGCGGCGCGAGGAGTTGGCGGCGGCGGCCCTGGAGGTGCCCGGCGTCGTGCGCGTCGAGGAGGTGATGACCGGCGCGGAGAACGTCCACGTGTTCGTCGTCGGGCGGGACAGCGACGACCTCAGTCGCATCGGGCGGGACCTCGACGAACTCGGTCTGGAGGTCGTCGACGAGGACCTCATTCGGAGCGTCCACAGCGGCCCGTTCCACGGCTTCGACGTCGACCGACCGGACGAAAGTTGATTATATTCTCCTTATTCTAGCGAAGGCGCAGAAAATACAGTCACTTTATGCGGTTCCGTCCAGTACGTTCGGGTATCTGGTGGGGCGCCTCGACGACCTCACCGAACCACCATGACGCCGACCAACGCGAACCAGACCGACAGCACCGCGACGCCCACGGACGCCCCGACGCTCGTCGTCGGCGGCGGCCCCGCCGGCCGAGACGCCGCCGCGCGCCTCGCGACCGCCGGCGAAACCGTCACGCACGTCGACCGCGCGCCGCCGACCGACCCGCCACCCGGCTACGACGTCCGCACCGTCGACTCCCTCGACGCGGCCGACGTCCGCGGTCTCCGCCTCGGCGACGCGAACGCCGTGGTCGCGCTCGGCGCCGACGACGCCAGCACACTCCTCGTCGCCCAGCACGCCCGCATCGCCGGCGTCGACCGCGTCCTCGCGCTCGTCACCGACCCCGAGCGGCGCTGCGCGTTCGACGCCCTCGACGTCGAAACAGTCGACGCCGCGTCCGCACTCGGTCGCGCCGTCGCAGACCGGTGGTGACGTAGCCGTGACCGACGCACCCACCAGCGACAGCGCAGGCTCCGAGAACGGAGGCGTCCCGCCGTGAAGGAACTCGAACGCGACCTCGGTCTCGGCGCGGTGTTCGCCATCAGCGTCGGCGCGATGATCGGGAGCGGCATCTTCATCCTCCCCGCGCTCGCCCTGAAGATGGCGGGACCGTCAGTCATCTTCGCGTACCTGCTCGCCGGCCTGCTCGTCGTCCCCGCCGCGCTCTCGAAGTCCGAGATGGCGACCGCGATGCCGGAAGCCGGCGGCACTTACATCTACATCGAACGCGGCATGGGGCCCGTCCTCGGCACCATCGCCGGCATCGGCACGTGGTTCTCGCTGTCGTTCAAGAGCGCGCTCGCGCTCGTCGGCGGCGTCCCCTACCTCGTGTTGCTGTTCGACCTCCCGGTCAAACCCGTCGCGCTCGCGCTCGCGGCGTTCCTCGTCCTCGTCAATCTCGTCGGCGCGAAACAGACCGGGCGACTCCAGACCGTCATCGTCGTCGCGATGCTCGCCGCCCTCGGGTGGTTCGTCGCCGGCAGCGCGCCCCAAGTCCAGCCCGCGAACTACCAGCAGTTCTTCGCCGGCGGCTGGGAGGGACTGCTCGCCGCGACCGGCGTCGTGTTCGTCTCCTACGCGGGCGTCACGAAGGTCGCCAGCGTCGCCGAGGAGGTCGAAGAACCGGGGACGAACATCCCGCTGGGCATCCTCGGGTCGCTCGCGTTCACCACGCTCCTCTACGTCGGCATCGTCGCGGTCATGGTCGGCGTGACGGAAGCCGGCGCCATCGCCGGGTCCGCCACGCCCGTCGCCGTCGCCGCCGAAGCGACACTCGGCGACTGGGGGCGGTACGCCGTCGTCGCCGCGGCGCTCCTCGCGCTCGTCTCCACCGCGAACGCCGGCATCCTCTCCTCGTCGCGGTACCCGTTCGCGATGAGTCGGGACAAACTCGCGCCGCCGACGTTCGCCGACGTCCACGACCGCTTTGGCACCCCGACGACGGCCATCACGCTCACCGGCGCCGTCGTCCTCGTGCTCATCGCCTTCCTCCCCATCCTCGAAATCGCGAAACTCGCGAGCGCGTTCCAGATTCTCGTGTTCGTGCTCGTGAACCTCGCGGTCGTCGCGTTCCGGAACGGCGCCGCCGACTACGACCCCGAGTTCGAGTCGCCGCTCTACCCGTGGGTGCAGGCGTTCGGCGCGCTCTCCGGCGTCGCGCTCCTCACGCAGATGGGCGTCGTGGCTGTCGCCGGCGCCGCGCTCATCACGCTCGGGAGCATCGCGTGGTACTTCCTGTACGCCCGACCGCGAATCCGCCGGGAGGGCGCCGCGACGGACGTGCTCCGCCGCCGCCTCGGGCGCGACGTGCTCTCCGAGACCGAGGACGCCGTCGCCGCCGCCGACGCGCGCTCGCGACCCGACGAAGAAACCGCGGTCCTCGTCGCGCTCACGCGGGACGCCGACGAGGACGAGGAACGCGACCTGCTCGCGCTCGCCGCGGACACCGTCCGACCGGCCGACGGCCACGTCGTCGTCGTGCGGTTCGACGAAGTCCCCGACCAGACCCCACTCGACCACGCAGCGGAGGTTCAGTCCCCCGCCGACGTCCGGTTCGAGGACCAGACCGCGGAACTCGCCGCCGAGTTCGACGTCCCAGTCGAGTACGGCGAAATCGTCAGCCACGACACCAAACACGCCATCGTGAACTACGCCGAACACCGCGGCGTCGATGCCGTCGTCGCCGAACACGAGCGCCTGCGCCTCCGGTCGCGGCTGCTCGGCGACCCCATCGACTGGGTGGTGCGCCACGCCGGCTGTGACGTCCTGCTCGTGGAGAACCGCGGCTACGACGAACCGCAACACGTCGTCCTCGAGAGCGACGGCGGCCCCTACGACCCGTCGACGGTCGCGCTCGCCGACACCATCGCCGGCGAGTCGGACGGCCACGTCACCCTTCAGTTCCCGCTCTCGGGCGACCAGCCCGAGAAGCGCCGCGAGACCATCCGCGCCTACCAGGACGAACTCGCGGGCGTGCTGTCCGCGCCGGTCCGAACGCACGTCCCGCGCGCCGACGGTGGCGACCCCGACGCGGTCGACCCCGACCTCGTCGTCCGCACCGGTACGCTGAGTCGCGTCCGCGGCGGCCGCGACGCCTACACCCCGACCGCCGTCGACTGCACCGAGGTGACGGTCTATCCGAGGGAGAGCCGGCGGCCCGGGCTGGTGCGTCGCGTCGCCGAACGCCTCGTGTTCTGACTGGCTCCCGCGCCCGCTCCGCCCTCGGGCGACGGGGGATTCGTTGCGCTCGCCCGCCGGGAGCGACACGCTTTTTCGCCGTCGCGGTGAGTCCCACTCGATGACAGACGCGCCCGAGATTCTCGTCACCAACGACGACGGTATCGACGCGCCCGGCATCCGCGCGCTCGCGGACGGCCTCGCGGACGTCGGGAACGTCACCGTCGTCGCGCCCGCCGACGACAAGAGCGCGACCGGCCGCGCGATGTCCCGCGAGGTGCGCGTCGAGGACCACGAACTCGGGTACGCAATCGAGGGGACGCCCTCGGACTGCGTGGTCGCCGGCCTCGAAGCGCTCGGCCCCTACCCCGACGTGGTCGTCGCCGGCGTCAACGAGGGCGCGAACCTCGGGATGTACGTGCTCGGGCGCTCGGGCACCGTCAGCGCCGCCGTCGAAGCCGCGTTCTTCGGCGTGCCCGCAATCGCGTCCTCGCTGTTCCTCACCAGCGAGGACTTCGGCGAACCGACCCACCCAGAAGACTACGAGACAGCAGTCGACGCGACCTGCTACCTCGTCGAGCACGCCCTCGACGCCGGCGTCTTCGAGCACGCCGACTACCTGAACGTGAACGCGCCCCACCCCGGCGCCGACGCGTCCGGCGAGATGGTCGTCACGCGCCCCTCTCACGGCTACGACATGGGCGCCGAGCGCAACGGCGAGACGGTGACCCTCCACGACCGCATGTGGGACCTGATGGACGCCGGCGAGATTCCCGACCCCGAGGGCACCGACCGCAGGGCCGTCGTCGACGGCCACGTCTCTGTCTCCCCGCTCACCGCGCCCCACACCACCGAACACCACGACGAACTCGACGCGCTCGCCGCCCGGTTCTGACACACTACCGACAAGCACTTGCCGTCGCTGGCTGAATCCGATGTCGTGTCCCGCCGCCGCGCCCTCCTCCTCGGCGTCCTCGGCGTCCTCCTGCTCGTCGGGGGCGCCACGGTCTCCGGGTCCGGTCACGAGACGGTCTACGAGTACGGCGCCGTCGAAGCCGGCGAACCGAGCGGCCACCTCCAAGTGAACGTCGCCGACTGCGACTGGCGTCCGCTCCAGTCCCGCGACTGTGCGGTCGCGCGCTACCTCGGAAACGGCAACGAGATTCGCCTCGACAACGAGACCGCAATCTCGGAGACCGTGCTCGCAAACGAGTGGCGGTACGACTACGTCGACCTCCGCGACGGCTTCTACCGGCCGACGACGACGTACCGGAACGGCACGCTCGTCCTCGGACTCGAACGCGTCCCTACCGAGCGCGCGATGGCGGCGGCCGCGGTCAACATCACCGAACCGAACGAGGACCTCCACCGCGCAATCGAAGGCGGGACGTTCACGTCCACGGAGGAGGTTCCCGAGTACCGGCGCTACTTCCAACACGACGGCGACTACTACCGGCTCAGGACCGTCGCCACCGAGCGCCGCGACACCGGCTCGCTGTCCTTCCTCCCCGGATACGCGCGGGCGCCAGCGAGACTGCTCGCTGGCGCGGTCGGCGCCGCCCTGCTGTGGCGCGGCGGCGAGGCGAGCGAGCGCGCCGACTCGCGACCCGAACCCGATAAACCGAAGGCGTCGGACGGAGTCACGACCGACCGAGATGACCGTACTCGCCGACCTCCTCGACGGTAACGCCGCGCACGCCGACGCCTTCGACGACCGCTTCGACGACGTACAGGACGCCCAGCATCCGGACGCCGTCACGGTCTGCTGTTCGGACTCCCGCGTCCTCCAGGACGAGATGTGGGGGAACGACGACCCCGGCCACGTGTTCACCGCGAGCAACATCGGGAACCGCGTCCTCCAGCGCGCGGACGGCGACGAAGTGGTCTCCGGAGACGTGCTCTACCCCATCGCGCACACCGGCACCGAGACCGCCGTCGTCGTCGGGCACACCGGCTGTGGCGCCGTCACCGCGACCTACGACGCCCTCACCGGCGACGCGGGCGAGGAACCGCCGGGCATCACCCACTGCATCGACCTGCTCGCGCCCCACCTCGAACCCGGCGTCGAAGCGCTCCCCGAAGACGCGGACCGCGACGGCGCCATCAACCGCCTCGTCGAGTACAACGTCGACCGGCAGGTCGAGTTCCTCCGCGACAGCGACGACGTCCCCGCGGACGTCGACGTCTTCGGCGTCGTCTACGACTTCCAGGACGTCTACGGCGGCAAACGCGGCGAAGTCCACGTAATCAACGCGAACGGCGAACGTGACCCCGAGACGCTCCGCGACGAGCACTCGGACATCGCCGAGCGCGTCCACCGCCTCTGGACGTACTGACGAGTCGCGACGCGGTCAGCGCGACTCCCGCTGCTCAACTTTGTTTAGGTCTCAAACTGTTGTCACACCGTTCGTCGAAATCGTCGCCTTTCTCGAAGTGTAATCAGTCATCGTCGGCGGTGTACGCACCACCACGACGCTTGATTCGGGCAACGACGATGCGTTGTTCGTTCTGGCGGAACGTCACGGCGAGACGGAACTCCCCGACACGCACTTTCTTGCGTGGACTGTTCTGCAGAGGTTCGCCATAGTCGGGTGGGTCACGCCACGGCGAGTCGACGATTTCGTCGAGTTTGTCGAGAATGCGGTCTTGTTCGTGAGGGTCGAGCGCGGCAAGGTCGTCTTGCGCTGTCGGTGTCAGTTCCCACGACCACCCGTCGTTACTCATCGCCGTCGGTTCCGAACTGCTCGCGGGCCTCCTCCGCACTCATCGTTCGCTCCTCACGGATGTCCTCTTCTGCTTGGAGGAGCGCGACGAGCTCGTCGCGGTCGAACGTCGGGAATTCGGTCGCGTCGCGCAGCGTGTACCGGATGAACTCGCTCCGACTGTTGAAGCCGCGCCCCTGCCACGTGTCGTCTATCTCGTCGAGGAACGACTGGGTGACTTTGAAGTTCACCGTGACTATCTCGTCGTCGCCGTTGTTTCCCGTGGCTGCTCCAGACATACTAACGTAATACGCTTGTCTTACCGATAATCGTTTCGGCGAACGATGGTATCTCTGCTGAGAG
The nucleotide sequence above comes from Halobacterium litoreum. Encoded proteins:
- a CDS encoding PAS domain-containing protein; protein product: MSRAADRLADAGGARAWLVPALGVLLLGAAVAHFLGHAGPRADVAAATLLPAVALLGYGGWFWARRPRGARGDAVFAWAIGGAGLVLALDLWAILVDAYGATAAVDHIFIQHTTVGALGGAIAGTYSQRDRWRARSHVRLRRALDAAMDGIAVVDDDGTVSYANDAFADARGADGPGALVGEQWQAAYPDETRTRFAAVLAEFEAGDRDRWHGTVTARRIDGHTYPQDISVTALDDGGYVWVCRDVTGRAERDQRLRVLNRVLRHNVRNSLNVVLGRARRLTDRLGDDEDVESIEEAAEELLSVSEKARQLERSLDSEDAPTDPLADVVAQEAEHASEQYPDVAFDVTVDCETAVDRRLRLAVRELLESTAEHADGDAASVSIVARAEPPTVRVAADGSGIPEHERRALEGVEETSLEHGSGVGLWLVYWVVSHAGGDLDVRDDGTVVLRADAGKN
- a CDS encoding prephenate dehydrogenase/arogenate dehydrogenase family protein, with amino-acid sequence MDVLVVGAGAVGRWFADVADAPVAFADVDADRAQRAAEDYDGRARAVDVDSDESFGLVAVAVPMGVAGDAIERHASKAQRAVVDFTGEMRGPLAAMAKAAPARERVSFHPLFAPEHAPGRVAVSSGAPGPGTDHVREWLEAAGNELVDVEPGEHDDAMATIQGRAHAAVLAFALAADDVPDELATPVYEDLRALADRVTGGNSRVYADIQDAFDGADDVARAAKRLADENEAFAEVYEDAGR
- a CDS encoding small ribosomal subunit Rsm22 family protein; the encoded protein is MPVDRDAILDSAKYLRGVRPLDPAELREYVASQPRAAVVRQVLREHAAELGIVERDDGTFVPASDDPVYPSFDGVDALPERYEHAVEDLLVREWGANWHRGDSGDHLRETIRRFKDDYYRRNPVAYDRDVALGYAVYHLAGYYAAIQYALADLARDGRISGNLRVLDLGAGVGGPALGLFDFLPEDALVEYHAVEPSEAADVFDRLLEEAPANVHAEIHRETAEDFEPDGEYDLVMACSVLSELDDPVSVVDRYLDSLADSGTFLALAPADKNTSTALREVEREVESRGATVYGPTPRLWPGDRPTDAGWSFDERPEIEAPAFQRRLAEVSERPSEFLHTEVRFSYAMLRTDGERSHDVELSGDRLLRLADADDWVGKRADAVFAKLSRNLADGDANPLFKVSDGSETEDCYAVLVRPTSLNRDLETADYGDLLSVESALVLWNDDEGAYNLVVDEETVVDRV
- a CDS encoding Lrp/AsnC family transcriptional regulator, producing MTLEGLDELDRRIIHALQQDARGASSQTIADAAGVSASTVRNRIQRLEESGVVRGYHADVDYERAGYQLYTLVVCTAPVPRREELAAAALEVPGVVRVEEVMTGAENVHVFVVGRDSDDLSRIGRDLDELGLEVVDEDLIRSVHSGPFHGFDVDRPDES
- a CDS encoding NAD-binding protein; this encodes MTPTNANQTDSTATPTDAPTLVVGGGPAGRDAAARLATAGETVTHVDRAPPTDPPPGYDVRTVDSLDAADVRGLRLGDANAVVALGADDASTLLVAQHARIAGVDRVLALVTDPERRCAFDALDVETVDAASALGRAVADRW
- a CDS encoding amino acid permease, with amino-acid sequence MKELERDLGLGAVFAISVGAMIGSGIFILPALALKMAGPSVIFAYLLAGLLVVPAALSKSEMATAMPEAGGTYIYIERGMGPVLGTIAGIGTWFSLSFKSALALVGGVPYLVLLFDLPVKPVALALAAFLVLVNLVGAKQTGRLQTVIVVAMLAALGWFVAGSAPQVQPANYQQFFAGGWEGLLAATGVVFVSYAGVTKVASVAEEVEEPGTNIPLGILGSLAFTTLLYVGIVAVMVGVTEAGAIAGSATPVAVAAEATLGDWGRYAVVAAALLALVSTANAGILSSSRYPFAMSRDKLAPPTFADVHDRFGTPTTAITLTGAVVLVLIAFLPILEIAKLASAFQILVFVLVNLAVVAFRNGAADYDPEFESPLYPWVQAFGALSGVALLTQMGVVAVAGAALITLGSIAWYFLYARPRIRREGAATDVLRRRLGRDVLSETEDAVAAADARSRPDEETAVLVALTRDADEDEERDLLALAADTVRPADGHVVVVRFDEVPDQTPLDHAAEVQSPADVRFEDQTAELAAEFDVPVEYGEIVSHDTKHAIVNYAEHRGVDAVVAEHERLRLRSRLLGDPIDWVVRHAGCDVLLVENRGYDEPQHVVLESDGGPYDPSTVALADTIAGESDGHVTLQFPLSGDQPEKRRETIRAYQDELAGVLSAPVRTHVPRADGGDPDAVDPDLVVRTGTLSRVRGGRDAYTPTAVDCTEVTVYPRESRRPGLVRRVAERLVF
- the surE gene encoding 5'/3'-nucleotidase SurE gives rise to the protein MTDAPEILVTNDDGIDAPGIRALADGLADVGNVTVVAPADDKSATGRAMSREVRVEDHELGYAIEGTPSDCVVAGLEALGPYPDVVVAGVNEGANLGMYVLGRSGTVSAAVEAAFFGVPAIASSLFLTSEDFGEPTHPEDYETAVDATCYLVEHALDAGVFEHADYLNVNAPHPGADASGEMVVTRPSHGYDMGAERNGETVTLHDRMWDLMDAGEIPDPEGTDRRAVVDGHVSVSPLTAPHTTEHHDELDALAARF
- a CDS encoding carbonic anhydrase: MTVLADLLDGNAAHADAFDDRFDDVQDAQHPDAVTVCCSDSRVLQDEMWGNDDPGHVFTASNIGNRVLQRADGDEVVSGDVLYPIAHTGTETAVVVGHTGCGAVTATYDALTGDAGEEPPGITHCIDLLAPHLEPGVEALPEDADRDGAINRLVEYNVDRQVEFLRDSDDVPADVDVFGVVYDFQDVYGGKRGEVHVINANGERDPETLRDEHSDIAERVHRLWTY
- a CDS encoding type II toxin-antitoxin system RelE family toxin, which gives rise to MSNDGWSWELTPTAQDDLAALDPHEQDRILDKLDEIVDSPWRDPPDYGEPLQNSPRKKVRVGEFRLAVTFRQNEQRIVVARIKRRGGAYTADDD
- a CDS encoding ribbon-helix-helix domain-containing protein, yielding MSGAATGNNGDDEIVTVNFKVTQSFLDEIDDTWQGRGFNSRSEFIRYTLRDATEFPTFDRDELVALLQAEEDIREERTMSAEEAREQFGTDGDE